One window of the Cryptomeria japonica chromosome 7, Sugi_1.0, whole genome shotgun sequence genome contains the following:
- the LOC131030795 gene encoding SKP1-like protein 12: protein MAKECKVRLKSSDDTIFEVEYAVAMQSQMLKNALSDTGTDGTVPLHNISSEIMAKVVEYCAYHVNAANTISEKDVKMWDQEFVKDLDQATLFNLIMATQYLVIHNLQDLICQTVADRIKDKSAEEVKEIFNIQNDLTPEEEEEIRHENQWAFEEEGWPEIQEEVRREG, encoded by the coding sequence ATGGCGAAGGAATGTAAGGTGAGATTGAAGAGTTCGGATGACACTATTTTTGAGGTAGAGTATGCCGTAGCCATGCAGTCGCAGATGTTAAAGAACGCTCTGAGTGACACCGGCACGGACGGCACCGTGCCTTTGCACAACATTTCCAGTGAAATAATGGCGAAGGTGGTCGAGTACTGCGCATATCATGTTAATGCCGCCAACACCATCTCGGAGAAGGATGTGAAGATGTGGGATCAGGAGTTCGTGAAGGACCTTGATCAAGCAACCCTTTTTAATCTCATCATGGCCACCCAATACCTTGTTATACACAATCTTCAAGATTTAATATGCCAAACTGTAGCAGACAGGATTAAGGATAAAAGCGCAGAAGAGGTCAAAGAGATATTTAACATACAAAATGACTTGACtcctgaagaggaggaagaaatcaGGCATGAAAATCAATGGGCGTTTGAGGAAGAAGGCTGGCCTGAAATTCAGGAAGAAGTCAGGCGTGAAGGTTGA